TTGCACGGTATTTTTCTTTAACGACCCGTCCGGCTCGATAATGTCGTCTATCAGGCAAGCGCCTTGATTGCAGGATAAAACGTAATCCAACACCCGCGCCTCGCCGAAATTCTCAAAAGAAACATAAACCCGCCTGCTTTTCGTCAGCTTGTATTGAATCGTGCGGGCGATTTCCTGCCCGTCGAAATCCTGCCCTTGAATCACATAATCATAATCCATGCAGGCCACACCTTCTGCTTCCGCCGCTTTGGAGTCGCGGTTAAGCACGGCGCGGAAATCGGGCGTAAAAAACTGATCCGGCTTAATCTCTTCCGCTCCGTCTCCTTCCGTATAGTGCGTATACAGTTTTTTCACTAAGTCCAACTTGGCCTCATCAGCCGCATGGCTTTGTTGGGAACAAGCCGCCAAAGCAAACGGCAATAAAACAAACGGGAGTATTTTCCACATAAAGGTTTTCATCATTTCTGCTTTTTATTTAGCCGGATAGCTTATCCGATAAAACGCATATCGTCGGCACCAACCTAACAGGCCGTCTGAATGCGGCACTTCGTTACAAAAGAGAACGAAGTGCCGCGCGCTTCAAATTAAATATTGGTTTCCAAATAAACCATCTGCGTTTGCAGATACTCTTCCAAACCGTGTTTGCCGTCGGCACCGCCGATACCCGATTTTTTCCAACCGGCATGGAAACCCTGCATGGCCTCGAAGTTTTCTCGGTTGATGTAGGTTTCGCCGAATTGCAGGCGGCGGGTTACGTAGAAGGCTTCGTTCAGATTGGTGGTGTACACCGAGCTGGTGAGGCCGAATTCGCAATCGTTCGCCAACGAAACGGCTTCGTCCAGCGTTTCAAAAGTGGCAATCGGCAGCACGGGGCCGAAGGTTTCCTCTTTCATGATGTCCATGCTGTTATCGACATCAGTCAACACCGTCGGCTCGAAGAAATAGCCTTTGCCCTCGGCACGTTTGCCGCCGCACACCAGCGTCGCACCTTGAGAAACGGCGCGCTGCACTTTTTCCGCCACTTCTTTCACCGCGCGCTCTTCAATCAGCGGGCCCATTTCCAACGCACCTTCAGCCGCTTCGGCAGGATTGCCGAAACGCACCGTTTTCATGGCGGCGGTCATCTTCTCGATAAATGCGTCTTTAACGCTCTTATGCACATACACGCGTTCGGCGCAGTTGCAGATTTGGCCGGTATTGCCCACGCGCGAAGCCACGATCGACTTAACCGCCAAATCCAAATCGGCATCTTTCAGCACTAACGCAGGCGCTTTGCCGCCCAATTCCAGCGACACTTTGGTGATGTTTGCCGAAGCCGCTTCCATCACTTGGCGGCCGGCTTCCACCGAACCGGTGAGGCTCACCATCGCCACTTGCGGATGCGATGCCAACGCATTGCCTATTTCCGCGCCCGGGCCGTTCACCACGTTAAACACGCCCGCAGGCAGGCCGACGCTGTGCACGATTTCGGCAAAAATATGGCAGTTGACCGGCGTAACGCTGCTGGGCTTAACCACAATCGTATTGCCCGTAACCAGCGCCGGCCCCATTTTGCGGGCAATCAGGAAAAACGGGAAATTCCACGGCAAAATACCGCCGATCACGCCCAACGGACGCTTAAACAGGAAAATATTTTCTTTCGGACGGTCGCTCTGAATAATCTCGCCCTCATAACGGCGCGCCCATTCCGCCTGATAATCCAGATAATCAGCGGTAAACATCACTTCGATACGCGCCAAATCTTTGGTTTTGCCGCCTTCGGCCACAATCGTATCCGTCAACTCGTCGGCACGCTCGCGGATGCCCGCCGCGATTTTACGCAGATACGCACCGCGCTCCACTGCCGGCACACGTTCCCACGCAGGCTGCGCCGCATACGCCGCCGCCACCGCTTTTTCCACATCGGCACGGCTGCCCTTCGGCTCCTGCGCAATCACCGCTTCGGTAGCCGGGTTCAACACATCGCGGTAGCTGCCTGCAAAATCAGACACAAACGCACCATTGATATACATTGCTAATTGTTTCATGCTGTTACTCCTTTTTCCTTTGTAGTGTCGGATGATTTTTATAGGTATGTGTGGTTTGGGCGTAAAGCGCAAACGACTCTTTTTCTTGTAAATCTTTTTCTTATAAAGTGATTCAAGCTGTTTTCAGACGGCATCTTAGGAACAGATAGATATAGGTTTCGTTAAGAGGCCGTCTGAAAATTTGGTGTGGGTCAAACAACTTATCCCTTATCAACGCAGCAAGCGTGTGGTGGCACACACTTTTTCTTTTTTAGCTGTAAAGAACTATTTGCTTTTAGTTATAACTGATTGTTTCTTTTCTAGCGGTATAATTAGGAACAATGTATTGTCCACTTAAGGGTTGTATGAATTCACTATTAATAGTGAGACATTTTTCAGCTAAAATTTTATTTTTTTCTATATCCTTCGTAAATTTTACATGTTGCGGGCAAAATACTTTAATATTACCCAGATTCCATGCCATATAGCCATACAAAGCATTTTGTCTTTGATTGAGAATATCTGAACAAGGGTTCTTTTTGTTTGGACGACAACGAAAAAAATTTGTTTTCAGTCTTTCTAAATCATAAGTATTTATTCCATTAATTTCTCTATATTTATTATTTATCTGATAGTTATTATGCAAAATATACCAAGAAGAATCCTCAGCAATTTCAACAAATCTTGCCGGATAAAGTAACTTTTGATGAATTCCTGTAACCATCTTGGAAATGACTACAAAAAAGCAAAAAGCTAAAAGCAAGGGAAAACCAAAAACAGCTCCACCTTTTGTAGGAGAATCTCTGTAAAGCAAAAAAGATGCAAGGACTGAGTTTAAAAACATTACAACAATAGATATTCCTAAAATCCACCATTGCAAGTCTTCATCTTCAATCCAAAAACCAATCATCGGTACGAAAATTAAAAAGATAGAAAATACGGTTGTAAACGAGACTAAAAAATTATCAAATGCTATTTCCATTCCTTCATTGAAAGTAAATTTATTCTTGAAATGCCTAAGCTTAACCTTATCAACACTTCCTCCGTTCCTTTTTTTTTCCTGACGAATTTTACTAATAATTTTTTTTGTTTTATGCCATTCTATAAGCCATAAAATACTAAAAATAATAAATGAAGAAAATACTCCTAATAAAAATAATATCGCGGCTATTAAATTTCTGAGCTCCTTTTCCCAAAATTCACAATAAAATATTAACAATATTAAGCATGACATCAATATTGCAATAATACTGGGCAAAAGAAATACCCAAAACAATTTACTTTTGAAATGTATTAAGAATTTTTTATCAATATTTTTCTGTAAAGACAAATAAATGTTATTTTCTTTATAGCTTAATGCAAGTTTATATGGTGTACAAAATCCAAGAAAAAATAAAAAAACAATTAGAGAGAAAACAAAAATTATTGTTACAAAACTTGCAGGCTGGCTAAGGACATTTACAAAAAGACTTTTATGCTGAATAAAATCCAAATACGCATAAGCAACTAACAGACCAAATACAACACCAACTGCAGTAGTTATAGCAATAATTTTCGTTAAACTATCTAAATATTTACTAAATTTATTCATAAATTTATTCTTTAAATAAATTCTTATCATATGTAGCGGGAAGTTCCCGCTACATAATAATAGTTCATTTAAATAAATACTTTTTCAATCAATTCAATCAAACTGCTTCTGCCCATTCCGCACAAACGGCAGTTTCAACACGCGCACGTCCACTTCCTTGCCGCGAATCACCACTTTGGCCGCGTCGCCTTCAAAGTCTTTGGGCACGCGGGCGATGGCGATGGATTGTTTCAGGCTGGGGGAAAACACGCCGCTGGTGGTGATGCCTTTGCCTTGTTCGGTAACGACTTCCATGCCTTCGCGCAATACGCCGCCTTTGGCCAGCAGCAGGCCGACTTGTTTCACGTCCACGCCTTTTTCTTTGAGGGCGACAAGGGCGGTTTTGCCGATGAAGTCGCGGTTTTCGTCTTTCAAATCCACCGTCCAGCCCATGCCGGCTTGCAGGGGGCTGGTTTCGTCGTTCATGTCGTGGCCGTAGAGGTTCATGCCGGCTTCCATGCGCAGGGTGTCGCGTGCGCCGAGGCCGCAGGGTTGTACGCCGGCTTCGCGCAGGGCGGAGAAGAAGGCGGTGGCTTCGGTGCCGGGCAGAATCACTTCTACGCCGTCTTCGCCGGTGTAGCCGGTGCGGGCGACAAACCAGTCGTTGCCTAGGTCTGCGCCTTGGAAGGGTTTGAGCGCGTTAACGGTTTCGGCCCATTCGGGTTTGACGGCGAGCAGTTTTTCAATGGCTTTTGGGCCTTGCACGGCGAGCATGGCGAGGTCGTAGCGGGGGGTGATTTCGATGCCGAACGCTTCGCCCACTTTGGCAAATTGTGCCAAGTCTTTTTCGCGGGTGGCGGCGTTGGATACGATGCGGTATTGGGTTTCGGCTTCGTTGGTGCGGTAAACGATGAGGTCGTCCATCACGCCGCCGTTGTCGTTGAGCATGGCGGAATAGAGGGCTTTGCCGACGAATGAAAGTTTGGCTACGTCGTTGGCGAGCAGTTTTTGCAGCCATTGCTTGGCTTGGCTGCCTTTGATGTCGGAAACGAGCATGTGGGATACGTCGAACATGCCTGCGTCGGTGCGCACGGCTTCGTGTTCTTGGATTTGCGAGCCGTAGTTGACGGGCAGCTCCCAGCCGGCAAAATCAACAAGTTTGCCGCCTGCGTTTTTATGGGCTTGGTTGAACGGGGTGGTTTTGAGGGTAGTCATTGCTCTGGTTCTCCATAGGTTAAGGGCTGCGATGCTTTTCACGCGCCCCTATCTGTCCTTGAACCTGAGATTTTCGGCAACAGGCCGTCTGAATCGAATGCCTGTGTGTCCGCCCGAATGTTTTCAGACGGCCTTTTTCCCTTCGGTGGGCACAGCCGCGCCGCTCTCCAGATGATTTGTGATGAAATGCAGTCCTTTTACCTGAGCGATTTAAGGGTGTCTGCGCCTTCGGTGGCTTGCCGTGTAATACGGTGTAGCACTCTCCTGCATTCGGGAAGATTATGGCTTTATTTTCGACATAGGGCAAGCGATTCTTTACAAACTTCACAATCCTTTCGTCATATTGTTTGCGAAGCAGTTTTTTTGCCGTTCTACACAACATGCCGCCTGTAAATGAAGATTCTCCGCACTCTTAATTTAAAAAATTATGTTTTTTAAACTATTGTGCGTTAAGCCAAATTAGAATATATTTGGGGCGTATTCAAAAATAAATACACACACCAAGTTTGGTTATCTATAAGAAAAAAGGGAAATAGCATGGCACAAATTACATTAGACAAAACCGATTTGAAAATTTTGCAGGTTCTACAGGAAAACGGAAGATTGACCAATGTCGAGCTTTCCGAGCGCGTGGCGCTTTCTCCTTCTCCTTGTCTGCGCCGTCTCAAGCAGCTTGAAGATGCCGGTATTATCCGAAAATATGCCGCTTTGTTGTCGCCTGTAGCAGTTCAATTGGGTTTGCAGGCCTTTATCCGTGTTTCTATCGATAAAGCTAGCGAAGCGCGTGAAGATTTTGCTTCTGCGGTTCAAACTTGGCCTGAAGTACTCAGCTGTTTCGCACTCACCGGTGAAACGGATTACCTGCTGCACACGTTTTTTACGGATATGAACGCGTTTTCCCATTTCGTTTTGGATACCCTGCTCTCACATCCGGGGGTTCAAGATGCGAAATCGAGCTTCGTATTGAAAGAAATTAAGAATACGACTGCGCTGCCTTTGGGTCATTTGCAACAGCAGGATTAAAATCCGTATACCTAAAAGCCCACTGCCTGATCAGCGGTGGGCTTTTGTTTATCTCAATCTTTTTCAGACGGCCTATTTTTGTTATGATTGACAGCCGTTCTCATCTGTAAGTCCGATAATGAATCTTTCCGACGAAACCATCATCCAAAACACCCGGCAATGGCTTGAAAAAGCCGTTATCGGTTTGAATCTCTGTCCGTTTGCCAAAGCGCCTTATGTGAAAGGACGGGTTCGCATTGCCGTCAGCCATGCCAAACATCTTGATGGTTTTCTTGAAGATTTGGATAAAGAACTGCTGTTGTTGTCGGAAACGCCGTCTGAAAAAATCGAAACTTCCTTATTGATCCATCCCACGCTGTTTACTGATTTTATGGTATTCAATGATTTGATGGACATTGCCGATCATGCCGTTATTGAAAACGGTTTGGAGGGCATAATTCAAATTGCCCCCTTCCACCCTGATTTTCAGTTTGAAGGCACAGAAGAAAACGATATCGGCAATTACACCAATCGTTCGCCTTACCCTACACTGCATTTAATCCGGGAAGACAG
Above is a genomic segment from Neisseria weaveri containing:
- the aldA gene encoding aldehyde dehydrogenase yields the protein MKQLAMYINGAFVSDFAGSYRDVLNPATEAVIAQEPKGSRADVEKAVAAAYAAQPAWERVPAVERGAYLRKIAAGIRERADELTDTIVAEGGKTKDLARIEVMFTADYLDYQAEWARRYEGEIIQSDRPKENIFLFKRPLGVIGGILPWNFPFFLIARKMGPALVTGNTIVVKPSSVTPVNCHIFAEIVHSVGLPAGVFNVVNGPGAEIGNALASHPQVAMVSLTGSVEAGRQVMEAASANITKVSLELGGKAPALVLKDADLDLAVKSIVASRVGNTGQICNCAERVYVHKSVKDAFIEKMTAAMKTVRFGNPAEAAEGALEMGPLIEERAVKEVAEKVQRAVSQGATLVCGGKRAEGKGYFFEPTVLTDVDNSMDIMKEETFGPVLPIATFETLDEAVSLANDCEFGLTSSVYTTNLNEAFYVTRRLQFGETYINRENFEAMQGFHAGWKKSGIGGADGKHGLEEYLQTQMVYLETNI
- the gcvT gene encoding glycine cleavage system aminomethyltransferase GcvT; the protein is MTTLKTTPFNQAHKNAGGKLVDFAGWELPVNYGSQIQEHEAVRTDAGMFDVSHMLVSDIKGSQAKQWLQKLLANDVAKLSFVGKALYSAMLNDNGGVMDDLIVYRTNEAETQYRIVSNAATREKDLAQFAKVGEAFGIEITPRYDLAMLAVQGPKAIEKLLAVKPEWAETVNALKPFQGADLGNDWFVARTGYTGEDGVEVILPGTEATAFFSALREAGVQPCGLGARDTLRMEAGMNLYGHDMNDETSPLQAGMGWTVDLKDENRDFIGKTALVALKEKGVDVKQVGLLLAKGGVLREGMEVVTEQGKGITTSGVFSPSLKQSIAIARVPKDFEGDAAKVVIRGKEVDVRVLKLPFVRNGQKQFD
- a CDS encoding Lrp/AsnC family transcriptional regulator is translated as MAQITLDKTDLKILQVLQENGRLTNVELSERVALSPSPCLRRLKQLEDAGIIRKYAALLSPVAVQLGLQAFIRVSIDKASEAREDFASAVQTWPEVLSCFALTGETDYLLHTFFTDMNAFSHFVLDTLLSHPGVQDAKSSFVLKEIKNTTALPLGHLQQQD
- a CDS encoding DUF1415 domain-containing protein; protein product: MNLSDETIIQNTRQWLEKAVIGLNLCPFAKAPYVKGRVRIAVSHAKHLDGFLEDLDKELLLLSETPSEKIETSLLIHPTLFTDFMVFNDLMDIADHAVIENGLEGIIQIAPFHPDFQFEGTEENDIGNYTNRSPYPTLHLIREDSIAKAAEVFPDASVIFERNIALLQDMGQKGWDELAIPRCPFPHQSQEES